From a region of the Archocentrus centrarchus isolate MPI-CPG fArcCen1 chromosome 18, fArcCen1, whole genome shotgun sequence genome:
- the poln gene encoding DNA polymerase nu isoform X8, giving the protein MEQSINSLYTGPLSRDAQKVLAVLRAQSLRGATYNQNYSSNHRQSQSAVQRDNCSQGESWAESSWSQVDRSERYAYQPQVSSLSTSHHNSSSQKQSSQTLAIHQYSQIPDSSLSSQASCSSSSCWDFSLQMQTEAYYQYSQTYSHRKCFEPPAYKSSQSLSFSQHEVPETAETFCHRDRYTLSLQVPERISEHQATPGRNSTKEIRPSFIFNIFPDEEDPDVLFPTTEQPNSHKEAPAVVCHPVSPYLKICEGRDNNTSGSQREKAGKESWHVARKELQDTPAPGSRLKWKQPLSDPTEAGASGAEDGGMLYQQSEPESIKNGRAHLPPSDVIRRQENGCDAHSPKLMRNIVGEEDMLIADSEHITDLGTRQISNIGHETQNVVNEATRKARGNQDMSVLHGKGSASEMEQTLPLKTSEDAAVKRHLNSLDLTDNTVDSGTRGETCGEDKENYLKYRVSTSEVKEAEHSCESENKATTAENPQKSPIFLESGQQEVSHCSAENPQDKGQTETDTAENDHTQELLGQSEASSLGLDDNSDENLEKTDVLEVRMEVKTENRTRADPDHQMEVGQCKTNDGEVNEFPRIDTKEWKSREAREAQEVPPVDSDVKNKSADY; this is encoded by the exons ATGGAGCAGTCCATTAACAGCTTGTACACAGGACCCCTGTCACGGGATGCTCAGAAGGTCTTGGCTGTTCTGCGGGCCCAAAGTCTGCGGGGAGCCACATACAACCAAAACTACTCCAGTAATCACAGGCAAAGTCAGTCAG CAGTGCAGAGAGATAACTGCAGCCAGGGGGAGTCTTGGGCTGAGAGCAGCTGGAGTCAGGTGGACAGGAGCGAGAGATACGCATATCA GCCCCAGGTGTCCTCCCTTTCCACCTCTCACCATAACTCCTCCAGTCAGAAGCAGAGCTCTCAGACCTTGGCTATCCATCAGTACTCACAGATACCAGACAGTTCCCTGTCATCTCAggcttcctgttcttcctcctcctgctgggaTTTCTCTCTCCAAATGCAGACTGAAGCCTATTATCAGTACTCACAGACTTATTCCCACAGAAAGTGCTTTGAACCCCCAGCTTACAAGTCCAGCCAGTCTCTGTCATTTTCTCAGCACGAAGTTCCTGAGACAGCAGAAACTTTCTGTCACAGAGACAGATACACCCTCTCCCTCCAAGTACCAGAGAGGATCTCTGAACATCAAGCTACACCTGGGAGAAA CTCAACCAAAGAAATCAGGCCATCTTTCATCTTTAATATATTTCCAGACGAGGAAGATCCTGATGTTCTGTTCCCAACAACAGAACAGCCTAATTCTCATAAAGAGGCGCCTGCTGTGGTTTGTCACCCAGTATCGCCCTACCTTAAAATATGTGAAGGGAGAGATAACAACACGTCAGgttcacagagagaaaaggctggtAAAGAAAGCTGGCATGTTGCCAGAAAAGAACTACAAGACACTCCAGCTCCAGGAAGTCGATTAAAATGGAAACAGCCTCTATCTGACCCCACTGAAGCGGGCGCTAGTGGAGCAGAAGACGGCGGCATGCTATACCAGCAGTCAGAGCCTGAATCAATCAAAAATGGAAGGGCACATCTACCTCCCAGTGATGTTATTAGAAGACAGGAGAATGGCTGTGATGCACATTCACCCAAACTGATGAGAAACATCGTTGGGGAGGAAGATATGCTGATCGCAGATTCAGAACATATCACTGATCTTGGAACCAGACAAATTTCAAACATAGGCCATGAAACGCAAAACGTAGTAAATGAAGCTACAAGGAAAGCGAGAGGAAATCAGGATATGAGCGTTCTTCATGGGAAAGGATCAGCCAGTGAAATGGAACAAACTTTGCCTTTGAAAACCAGTGAGGACGCTGCAGTTAAAAGACATTTGAACTCATTAGACCTCACAGACAATACTGTTGACAGTGGCACTAGAGGAGAAACGTGTGGGGAGGataaagaaaattatttaaaatatagaGTCAGTACATCTGAAGTCAAAGAAGCTGAACATTCATGTGAAAGTGAGAATAAAGCAACAACAGCTGAAAATCCACAAAAGAGCCCAATATTTTTAGAAAGTGGACAACAGGAAGTGAGccactgcagtgctgaaaacCCTCAAGACAAGGGTCAGACAGAGACTGACACAGCAGAAAATGACCACACTCAGGAGCTGCTGGGGCAATCTGAGGCCAGCAGCTTAGGCCTGGATGACAACAGTGATGAAAACCTGGAAAAGACTGATGTGCTGGAGGTCAGAATGGAAGTTAAAACTGAGAACAGAACAAGGGCAGACCCTGATCATCAGATGGAGGTGGGACAGTGTAAGACAAATGATGGAGAAGTCAATGAGTTTCCCAGAATAGATACTAAAGAATGGAAAAGCAGAGAAGCCAGAGAGGCACAGGAAGTGCCACCTGTGGACAGTGATGTTAAGAATAAATCTGCAG
- the poln gene encoding DNA polymerase nu isoform X6 gives MLDGGQFVEALGRLGYPGASSLKASEFDWLFDCAPENLPFLRFVCRTLNRSNILTPEEARAFQELQKSGKPILDEAALSEVLKTIGNSDGSTGSVLGRSSSSLFAAEEDLAIEDLEAELQALRKERELKQRRYNKLQVAATTRADVELRLSAELESTSCKLKEASSFIGAENADTNTVLQTLTDEVSKLASFFPAQPEAKPKGKDHPYPPVSQRPTVLLSQLSLDPYLHQEELNTKTLAAFTQKHFFQGISAIVESSCSERFQVLDLSSCDDGEEEENGHKGEEREVDHRRTEMARLQWSHILAQHQLMQAVAEEKSVRAGLDWLLEKSSHTKSISTSSALHVREVVSKKELQAVEAELEALLHGPVPAALRESARLLNLPVVRGDLALQVARQDYYTSRQNQVRDYLLRQKASFDLVLLAQQIELRRWKTCQKQLADVNGKLIKEGEEVSLRLESLAHPDLAINPKCNPIISCKDAAFSRLLQILDNNSDHSRSEPFRTYEALDQAAHNLTDKLHLTRDALASAGHEQCFTVARLSGDCEALHRAMYTEFQHLVLGPQVRSMAITDQELLCLNAQELTVKLVEAESQLQSLQQLMQEILGEVKAKRSQLERNTLLRRERELYIYFHLDARLLQKIVEDLEGKMSGKRGQQ, from the exons ATGTTAGACGGTGGACAGTTTGTGGAGGCCCTAGGCCGTCTGGGTTATCCTGGTGCGTCATCATTGAAGGCCTCGGAGTTCGACTGGCTCTTTGACTGTGCCCCAGAGAATCTTCCCTTTTTGCGGTTTGTCTGTCGGACTCTCAACCGGAGCAACATCCTCACCCCAGAGGAGGCGCGTGCCTTTCAGGAGCTACAAAAGTCTGGCAAACCAATTCTGGATGAAGCAGCTTTGAGTGAAGTCCTTAAAACCATTGGAAATTCAGATGGGAGCACTGGTAGTGTCTTGGGGAGGTCTTCGTCCTCTCTGTTTGCAGCAGAGGAGGATTTAGCCATAGAGGACTTAGAGGCAGAGCTCCAGGCACTACGTAAAGAGAGAGAGCTGAAACAGCGACGCTATAACAAGCTTCAGGTTGCGGCCACTACCCGTGCAGATGTTGAGCTGCGACTCAGTGCAGAGCTGGAGAGCACTTCATGTAAACTCAAGGAGGCCAGTTCTTTTATTGGAGCTGAGAATGCTGACACCAACACAGTGTTACAAACCCTGACAGATGAAGTGAGCAAGCTTGCGTCATTTTTTCCAGCTCAGCCAGAAGCCAAGCCAAAGGGAAAAGACCATCCATACCCTCCTGTCTCCCAAAGGCCCACTGTTCTCCTCTCTCAGCTGTCCTTGGATCCATACCTGCATCAGGAGGAGCTCAACACTAAAACACTAGCTGCCTTCACGCAGAAGCATTTTTTCCAGGGTATATCAGCTATTGTTGAGAGTTCCTGTTCTGAGCGTTTCCAGGTCCTTGACCTCAGTTCTTGTgatgatggagaggaggaggagaatggGCACAAGGGGGAGGAGCGAGAGGTTGATCACAGGAGGACTGAGATGGCCAGACTTCAGTGGTCTCACATTTTGGCCCAGCACCAGCTGATGCAGGCCGTGGCTGAGGAGAAGAGTGTCAGGGCTGGACTAGACTGGCTTTTGGAAAAGTCTTCTCATACTAAG AGCATTTCCACCTCGTCCGCACTGCATGTGCGTGAGGTTGTGTCCAAGAAGGAGCTGCAGGCTGTGGAAGCAGAGCTGGAAGCTCTGCTTCATGGACCAGTACCTGCTGCCCTGAGGGAGTCAGCCAGACTGCTTAATTTGCCCGTAGTGAGGGGAGACCTGGCTTTGCAAGTGGCCAGGCAGGACTACTACACCTCCAGACAGAATCAG GTACGAGACTACTTACTTCGTCAGAAAGCCTCCTTTGACTTGGTCCTCCTGGCTCAGCAGATAGAGTTAAGAAGGTGGAAGACATGTCAGAAACAGCTGGCCGATGTTAATGGCAAACTGATAAAGGAAGGTGAAGAAGTGTCTCTGCGACTTGAGTCCCTGGCACACCCTGACCTGGCAATTAACCCTAAATGCAACCCTATCATCAGCTGCAAGGATGCCGCTTTCAGCAG ACTCCTCCAGATTCTTGACAATAATTCAGACCACAGTCGATCAGAACCTTTTCGGACATATGAAGCATTGGATCAGGCTGCTCATAATCTAACAGACAAGCTCCATTTGACCCGAGATGCACTGGCCAGTGCCGGCCACGAGCAGTGCTTCACAGTAGCTCGTCTTTCTGGTGACTGTGAGGCGCTCCATAGGGCCATGTATACTGAGTTCCAGCACCTGGTCTTAGGTCCCCAGGTACGTTCAATGGCCATTACTGACCAGGAGCTCCTTTGTCTCAATGCACAG GAGCTGACCGTAAAGCTTGTGGAAGCAGAGTCTCAGCTGCAGAGTTTGCAGCAACTAATGCAAGAAATCCTGGGAGAAGTTAAAGCCAAGCGTTCTCAGCTGGAGCGCAATACCCTCCTCAGGCGGGAGAGGGAATTGTACATCTACTTTCACTTGGATGCCCGACTGCTGCAAAAAATAGTGGAAGATCTGGAAGGCAAAATGTCTGGAAAGAGAGGGCAGCAGTAA
- the poln gene encoding DNA polymerase nu isoform X7 — translation MLDGGQFVEALGRLGYPGASSLKASEFDWLFDCAPENLPFLRFVCRTLNRSNILTPEEARAFQELQKSGKPILDEAALSEVLKTIGNSDGSTGSVLGRSSSSLFAAEEDLAIEDLEAELQALRKERELKQRRYNKLQVAATTRADVELRLSAELESTSCKLKEASSFIGAENADTNTVLQTLTDEVSKLASFFPAQPEAKPKGKDHPYPPVSQRPTVLLSQLSLDPYLHQEELNTKTLAAFTQKHFFQGISAIVESSCSERFQVLDLSSCDDGEEEENGHKGEEREVDHRRTEMARLQWSHILAQHQLMQAVAEEKSVRAGLDWLLEKSSHTKSISTSSALHVREVVSKKELQAVEAELEALLHGPVPAALRESARLLNLPVVRGDLALQVARQDYYTSRQNQVRDYLLRQKASFDLVLLAQQIELRRWKTCQKQLADVNGKLIKEGEEVSLRLESLAHPDLAINPKCNPIISCKDAAFSRLLQILDNNSDHSRSEPFRTYEALDQAAHNLTDKLHLTRDALASAGHEQCFTVARLSGDCEALHRAMYTEFQHLVLGPQELTVKLVEAESQLQSLQQLMQEILGEVKAKRSQLERNTLLRRERELYIYFHLDARLLQKIVEDLEGKMSGKRGQQ, via the exons ATGTTAGACGGTGGACAGTTTGTGGAGGCCCTAGGCCGTCTGGGTTATCCTGGTGCGTCATCATTGAAGGCCTCGGAGTTCGACTGGCTCTTTGACTGTGCCCCAGAGAATCTTCCCTTTTTGCGGTTTGTCTGTCGGACTCTCAACCGGAGCAACATCCTCACCCCAGAGGAGGCGCGTGCCTTTCAGGAGCTACAAAAGTCTGGCAAACCAATTCTGGATGAAGCAGCTTTGAGTGAAGTCCTTAAAACCATTGGAAATTCAGATGGGAGCACTGGTAGTGTCTTGGGGAGGTCTTCGTCCTCTCTGTTTGCAGCAGAGGAGGATTTAGCCATAGAGGACTTAGAGGCAGAGCTCCAGGCACTACGTAAAGAGAGAGAGCTGAAACAGCGACGCTATAACAAGCTTCAGGTTGCGGCCACTACCCGTGCAGATGTTGAGCTGCGACTCAGTGCAGAGCTGGAGAGCACTTCATGTAAACTCAAGGAGGCCAGTTCTTTTATTGGAGCTGAGAATGCTGACACCAACACAGTGTTACAAACCCTGACAGATGAAGTGAGCAAGCTTGCGTCATTTTTTCCAGCTCAGCCAGAAGCCAAGCCAAAGGGAAAAGACCATCCATACCCTCCTGTCTCCCAAAGGCCCACTGTTCTCCTCTCTCAGCTGTCCTTGGATCCATACCTGCATCAGGAGGAGCTCAACACTAAAACACTAGCTGCCTTCACGCAGAAGCATTTTTTCCAGGGTATATCAGCTATTGTTGAGAGTTCCTGTTCTGAGCGTTTCCAGGTCCTTGACCTCAGTTCTTGTgatgatggagaggaggaggagaatggGCACAAGGGGGAGGAGCGAGAGGTTGATCACAGGAGGACTGAGATGGCCAGACTTCAGTGGTCTCACATTTTGGCCCAGCACCAGCTGATGCAGGCCGTGGCTGAGGAGAAGAGTGTCAGGGCTGGACTAGACTGGCTTTTGGAAAAGTCTTCTCATACTAAG AGCATTTCCACCTCGTCCGCACTGCATGTGCGTGAGGTTGTGTCCAAGAAGGAGCTGCAGGCTGTGGAAGCAGAGCTGGAAGCTCTGCTTCATGGACCAGTACCTGCTGCCCTGAGGGAGTCAGCCAGACTGCTTAATTTGCCCGTAGTGAGGGGAGACCTGGCTTTGCAAGTGGCCAGGCAGGACTACTACACCTCCAGACAGAATCAG GTACGAGACTACTTACTTCGTCAGAAAGCCTCCTTTGACTTGGTCCTCCTGGCTCAGCAGATAGAGTTAAGAAGGTGGAAGACATGTCAGAAACAGCTGGCCGATGTTAATGGCAAACTGATAAAGGAAGGTGAAGAAGTGTCTCTGCGACTTGAGTCCCTGGCACACCCTGACCTGGCAATTAACCCTAAATGCAACCCTATCATCAGCTGCAAGGATGCCGCTTTCAGCAG ACTCCTCCAGATTCTTGACAATAATTCAGACCACAGTCGATCAGAACCTTTTCGGACATATGAAGCATTGGATCAGGCTGCTCATAATCTAACAGACAAGCTCCATTTGACCCGAGATGCACTGGCCAGTGCCGGCCACGAGCAGTGCTTCACAGTAGCTCGTCTTTCTGGTGACTGTGAGGCGCTCCATAGGGCCATGTATACTGAGTTCCAGCACCTGGTCTTAGGTCCCCAG GAGCTGACCGTAAAGCTTGTGGAAGCAGAGTCTCAGCTGCAGAGTTTGCAGCAACTAATGCAAGAAATCCTGGGAGAAGTTAAAGCCAAGCGTTCTCAGCTGGAGCGCAATACCCTCCTCAGGCGGGAGAGGGAATTGTACATCTACTTTCACTTGGATGCCCGACTGCTGCAAAAAATAGTGGAAGATCTGGAAGGCAAAATGTCTGGAAAGAGAGGGCAGCAGTAA
- the LOC115796835 gene encoding prostaglandin reductase 1-like, protein MVQAKCWVMTKHFDGFPKTSDFELKEEELPEPKDGEVLLEAVFLSVDPYMRPFSRFRMKEGDVMIGTQVAKVIQSRNPAFPVGSHVVSNSGWRTHTVSDGTGLTPILPEWPKDVSLSLALGIIGMPGLTAVYGIEEVLGLQQGETLLVNAAAGAVGSVVGQIAKIKGCKVVGSAGTDAKVAYLREMGFDEVFNYKTVGSLEEALRKASPEGYDCFFENVGGSFSTVALQQMKNFGRIAVCGSISVYNDSTPQTGPYPHLTMILKQLKMEGFMQSRWEHKHPETLKRLLAWVKEGKLQYREHVTKGFENMPAAFMGMLQGENIGKAVVAV, encoded by the exons ATGGTTCAGGCTAAGTGTTGGGTCATGACTAAGCACTTTGATGGTTTCCCAAAAACCAGCGACTttgagctgaaggaggaggagctccCTGAGCCAAAAGATGGAG aggtGCTTCTGGAAGCAGTATTTCTCAGTGTCGACCCGTACATGAG ACCTTTCAGCAGATTTCGCATGAAGGAGGGCGATGTCATGATTGGAACTCAGGTGGCCAA AGTGATCCAGAGTAGAAATCCAGCATTTCCTGTGGGAAGCCACGTTGTGAGTAACAGTGGCTGGAGAACccacacagtcagtgatggGACTGGCCTCACTCCCATCCTGCCTGAGTGGCCTAAAGATGTGTCCCTGTCTCTGGCTCTGGGTATCATCGGCATGCCCGG ACTGACGGCTGTTTATGGGATAGAAGAAGTCTTGGGACTCCAGCAGGGTGAGACCCTGCTGGTGAACGCTGCAGCTGGAGCGGTGGGCTCCGTGGTGGGACAGATCGCCAAGATCAAGGGCTGTAAGGTGGTGGGCTCAGCAGGGACTGATGCCAAAGTAGCTTACCTCAGAGAGATGGGATTTGATGAGGTCTTCAACTACAAAACTGTTGGTTCCCTGGAGGAGGCTCTGAGGAAGGCTTCACCTGAAGGATACGACTGCTTCTTTGAAAAT GTGGGAGGGTCTTTTTCAACTGTtgctctgcagcagatgaagaaCTTCGGAAGAATTGCTGTGTGTGGAAGTATTTCCGTCTACAATGACAGCACACCCCAGACAG GGCCGTACCCCCACCTCACCATGATCTTGAAGCAGTTGAAGATGGAGGGCTTCATGCAAAGCAGGTGGGAGCACAAGCACCCTGAAACCCTCAAGAGACTGTTGGCCTGGGTGAAAGAG GGCAAACTGCAGTACCGGGAGCACGTCACAAAAGGCTTTGAAAACATGCCGGCTGCTTTTATGGGGATGCTGCAGGGAGAAAACATCGGCAAGGCTGTGGTCGCAGTCTGA